Proteins from a genomic interval of Sinorhizobium fredii USDA 257:
- the nifS gene encoding cysteine desulfurase NifS: MRPIYLDNNATTRVDAEVLQAMLPFFADVFGNASSMHDAGATAGAAINVARRQLQALIGAKFDPEITFTSGGTESNNAAILSGLEAMPERTEIVTSAVEHPAVLTLCTHLEKTRGTKVHKVPVDHQGRLDLDAYQDALTHRVAIVSIMWANNETGTLFPVVKLAEMAKKVGAIFHTDAVQAVGKLPIDLKSTAIDMLSLSAHKFHGPKGVGALYIKRGVPFHALIKGGHQERDRRAGTENTPGIVGLGKAAELALDCMDKDNAIIRSFRDRLEKGLLERVPQVFVMGDPVTRLPNTTSIAFEGVGGEAMQFLLNRHGIACSSGTACTSRSLSTSHVLKAMGTPHRQAVGAVRFSLSGYNCEEDIDRVLQVIPAVVKKLRESRPVFAG; the protein is encoded by the coding sequence TTGAGGCCTATCTATCTCGACAACAACGCAACGACGCGCGTCGATGCGGAAGTTCTCCAGGCGATGCTGCCATTCTTCGCAGATGTGTTTGGCAACGCTTCCTCGATGCATGACGCTGGTGCTACTGCCGGGGCAGCGATTAACGTAGCGCGCAGGCAGTTGCAAGCACTGATCGGTGCAAAGTTCGACCCAGAGATCACCTTTACCTCGGGCGGGACCGAAAGCAACAATGCGGCGATCCTTTCGGGGCTCGAGGCTATGCCTGAGCGCACTGAGATCGTAACTTCGGCGGTCGAGCATCCTGCGGTGCTGACGCTCTGCACCCATCTGGAGAAGACACGCGGCACCAAGGTGCACAAGGTCCCAGTGGATCACCAGGGCCGACTTGACCTTGACGCTTATCAGGACGCCCTTACACACCGTGTAGCAATCGTTTCGATCATGTGGGCCAACAACGAGACGGGAACGCTCTTTCCTGTGGTAAAGCTAGCTGAGATGGCCAAAAAAGTCGGCGCAATTTTCCACACCGATGCGGTGCAAGCAGTCGGCAAGCTACCGATTGACTTGAAATCAACGGCGATCGACATGCTGTCGCTTTCCGCGCACAAGTTCCATGGCCCGAAGGGCGTCGGGGCACTCTACATAAAGCGCGGGGTGCCCTTTCACGCACTCATTAAGGGTGGCCACCAGGAGCGCGACCGGCGCGCGGGCACGGAGAACACGCCCGGGATAGTAGGTCTGGGCAAGGCGGCAGAACTCGCGTTGGATTGTATGGACAAGGACAATGCGATAATAAGATCATTCCGCGATCGATTGGAGAAAGGACTTCTCGAGCGTGTCCCCCAAGTCTTCGTAATGGGTGATCCGGTGACGCGGTTGCCCAACACAACGAGCATTGCCTTTGAAGGCGTCGGTGGTGAAGCCATGCAGTTTCTGCTCAATCGCCATGGCATCGCCTGCTCCTCCGGAACCGCCTGTACCTCTCGTTCTTTATCGACGAGCCATGTTCTAAAAGCCATGGGTACTCCCCACAGGCAGGCGGTCGGAGCAGTCCGCTTCTCGTTGTCAGGCTATAACTGTGAAGAGGATATAGATCGGGTGTTGCAGGTGATACCCGCAGTTGTGAAAAAACTGCGTGAATCTCGTCCAGTATTTGCCGGGTAG
- a CDS encoding IS5 family transposase produces MGWTDFTRRQYARRARRYASDLTDREWGLISPCLPGPRRLGRPRSTDLREVVNALLYIATTGCQWRMMPKDFPPFTTVQSYFYEWRATGLWGRINHHLVMEARELEGREASPSAGVIDSQSVKTTESGGISGYDAGKKIKGRKRHIVVDTLGLMVGLRVHSADIQDRDGAPAVLKTILKRWPWLRHIFADGGYAGPKLKGALQKIAAFTLQIVKRTDKAKGFEVLPRRWVVERTFAWLGRCRRLAKDWEKSIASAEAWITIAHIRVLTRRLARYGYC; encoded by the coding sequence ATGGGCTGGACTGATTTCACCCGTCGGCAATATGCCCGACGCGCAAGGCGGTATGCAAGCGATCTGACGGACCGGGAATGGGGATTGATCTCGCCTTGCCTGCCTGGACCGCGGCGGTTGGGCAGGCCGCGCAGCACCGATCTTCGCGAGGTCGTGAATGCGTTGCTTTACATCGCCACGACGGGGTGCCAGTGGCGGATGATGCCCAAGGATTTTCCGCCTTTTACAACTGTCCAGTCCTATTTCTACGAATGGCGAGCGACAGGGTTATGGGGTCGGATCAACCATCATCTTGTGATGGAGGCGCGCGAATTGGAAGGCCGGGAAGCCTCGCCATCTGCTGGCGTGATTGACAGTCAAAGCGTGAAAACCACGGAAAGCGGCGGAATTTCGGGCTATGACGCGGGCAAGAAGATCAAGGGACGGAAGCGTCATATCGTCGTCGACACGCTCGGGTTGATGGTCGGCCTCAGGGTTCACAGCGCCGATATCCAAGATCGCGACGGCGCACCTGCCGTCCTCAAAACCATTCTCAAGCGCTGGCCGTGGCTGAGACATATCTTCGCCGACGGTGGTTATGCCGGACCGAAGCTGAAGGGCGCACTCCAAAAGATCGCTGCCTTCACTCTCCAGATCGTCAAGCGGACCGACAAGGCCAAGGGCTTCGAAGTTCTGCCGCGGCGCTGGGTCGTGGAGCGCACCTTCGCATGGCTTGGCAGATGCCGACGATTGGCTAAGGATTGGGAGAAGTCCATCGCATCAGCCGAGGCTTGGATCACTATCGCCCACATCCGGGTCCTGACACGACGCTTGGCAAGGTACGGATATTGTTGA
- a CDS encoding radical SAM family RiPP maturation amino acid epimerase translates to MSHIKRFMERLAGDIKFRTAVSESADAPRAVTERYGIEVDPLEILPLWRDDHLTYRYKPESAPWPLSIMWDEYMRDMLRHRDLLRDHGDMSMTNPRFHAWRERQIRRCNDELGGSAPSITHPIIAFELREGCTVGCWFCGLSAAPFKGYYEYSKQHAELWRGVVGVASEVFGPAARTGFCYWATEPMDNPQYDRFLFDYYQITGALPQTTTAAPLKDEALTRRVLGLFNLYGTTMNRFSVLSTAHLNQIHRAFSPEELTGVELIMQGKDAPTAKAFTGRARKRKEKLSARQEAIALTERNHTTIACVSGFLVNMPQRRLQLVTPVPGSERWPLGYRIVGQRSFRTPDEFRDGLKSMIDQHMLESPAPDLPIRFRRDLEYTAGDRCFHLRSRSMEHRVLDYAPISVGHLIACGNFTVSELVMRASTDGMSVLAVADLLDQLYAAGVIEEDLGDRYAWQTSDGMKDRIEEAQG, encoded by the coding sequence TTGTCGCACATCAAGCGTTTCATGGAACGGCTGGCTGGTGACATAAAGTTCCGCACCGCGGTTTCGGAGAGCGCCGACGCCCCTCGCGCGGTAACAGAGCGCTATGGCATTGAAGTTGACCCACTGGAGATACTGCCGCTCTGGCGCGATGATCATCTTACTTACCGCTACAAGCCGGAGTCTGCACCATGGCCGCTGTCGATAATGTGGGACGAGTACATGCGCGACATGTTGCGCCATCGCGACCTCCTGCGCGACCATGGCGATATGTCAATGACCAACCCTCGCTTTCATGCCTGGCGCGAGCGCCAAATTCGGCGTTGTAATGACGAATTGGGCGGATCAGCACCGTCGATCACACACCCCATCATCGCTTTCGAGCTGAGGGAAGGGTGCACCGTCGGTTGCTGGTTCTGCGGCCTCTCGGCCGCTCCGTTCAAAGGCTATTACGAGTATAGCAAACAGCATGCAGAGCTTTGGCGCGGCGTGGTTGGTGTCGCGAGCGAGGTGTTTGGCCCGGCAGCTCGTACTGGGTTCTGCTACTGGGCCACAGAGCCAATGGACAACCCGCAGTACGACCGCTTTCTCTTCGACTACTATCAGATCACGGGCGCATTGCCGCAAACAACGACGGCCGCCCCGCTCAAGGATGAGGCACTCACCAGGCGCGTGCTCGGCCTCTTCAATCTTTATGGCACTACGATGAATCGCTTCTCTGTGCTCAGCACGGCACATCTCAATCAGATCCACAGGGCGTTTTCGCCTGAAGAACTGACAGGGGTCGAACTCATCATGCAGGGCAAGGACGCCCCGACCGCAAAGGCTTTCACGGGGCGTGCGCGCAAGCGGAAGGAGAAACTCAGTGCGAGGCAAGAGGCAATCGCCTTGACGGAGCGCAATCACACGACGATCGCCTGTGTTTCCGGCTTCCTCGTAAATATGCCGCAGAGACGTTTGCAACTAGTGACGCCGGTACCGGGTAGCGAACGCTGGCCCCTCGGGTATCGCATAGTGGGTCAACGGTCATTCAGGACGCCTGACGAGTTCCGGGACGGGCTCAAGAGCATGATTGATCAACATATGCTCGAGAGCCCAGCCCCCGACCTGCCGATCCGCTTTCGCAGGGACCTGGAGTACACAGCGGGAGACCGCTGCTTCCATCTCCGCTCGCGAAGCATGGAACACCGGGTGCTCGACTACGCTCCGATCTCGGTTGGCCATCTAATCGCGTGCGGCAACTTTACAGTTTCGGAGTTGGTTATGCGGGCCTCGACGGATGGAATGAGCGTACTTGCAGTCGCCGACCTGCTCGATCAGTTATACGCGGCCGGCGTGATCGAAGAGGACCTCGGTGACCGCTATGCTTGGCAGACCAGCGACGGCATGAAAGACCGCATTGAAGAAGCTCAAGGATAG
- a CDS encoding extracellular solute-binding protein — protein sequence MLDIGVIGRLKFATAFMAMSLLLVPAAEAHEQPVWHYGLSLVDDLKYPPGFKKFDYVNPEAPKGGDLRLSQTGTFDTFNPLLVKGETAVGLDFVFDTLMKPSEDEISTAYGLLAEGVSFPDDISSATFRLRQEAKWADGKPVTPEDVVFSFDKAKELNPLYQSYYRHVVKAEKTGDRDVTFHFDDKNNHELPHILGQIRIVPKHWWEGTGPDGKPRDISRTTLEPVMGSGPYRIASFAPGGTIRYERRPDYWGVALNVNVGQNNFDSITYSFFGDRDVEFEAFRSGNTDYWRENQAMRWATAFDFPAVKDGRVKREEIPNPFRATAVMQAMVPNMRRKPFDDERVRQALNYALDFEELNRTIFYNQYQRVNSFFFATELASSGLPEGKELKNLNEVKDLVPPEVFTTPYSNPVGGTPQKARENLRKAIELLNKAGFELNGNRMVNTETGKPFSFEIMLSSPSFERVALPYAQNLKRIGIEARVRTVDPSQYTNRKRAFDYDVTWEVWGQSLSPGNEQADYWGSAAATRQGSRNYAGISDPGVDALIERVIFAKDRETLVAATKALDRVLLAHNYVIPLYYKLAAQIAYWDALARPKELPKYGLGFPEVWWSKSAACHLPASL from the coding sequence ATGCTGGACATCGGCGTCATTGGAAGACTGAAGTTTGCGACCGCGTTCATGGCCATGTCCTTACTACTGGTGCCGGCTGCGGAGGCTCATGAGCAGCCGGTCTGGCACTACGGACTGTCGCTCGTCGATGATCTCAAATATCCGCCCGGCTTCAAAAAGTTCGACTATGTGAATCCCGAGGCACCTAAGGGCGGAGATCTCAGGCTTTCACAGACAGGCACCTTCGACACGTTCAATCCCCTGCTGGTGAAGGGCGAAACGGCCGTCGGCCTGGATTTCGTCTTCGACACGCTCATGAAACCGTCAGAGGACGAGATTTCGACGGCCTACGGGCTTCTGGCCGAAGGCGTTTCCTTCCCCGACGACATCTCCTCGGCCACGTTCCGGCTGAGGCAGGAAGCGAAATGGGCCGACGGCAAGCCGGTGACGCCGGAAGACGTCGTCTTCAGCTTCGACAAGGCGAAGGAACTGAACCCGCTCTATCAAAGCTACTATCGGCATGTCGTGAAGGCGGAAAAGACAGGGGATCGGGACGTCACCTTTCACTTCGACGACAAAAACAATCACGAACTTCCTCATATCCTCGGGCAGATCCGGATTGTGCCGAAGCACTGGTGGGAGGGCACTGGACCGGACGGCAAGCCGCGCGACATTTCGCGAACGACGCTTGAACCGGTGATGGGGTCAGGTCCCTACCGGATCGCTTCGTTCGCCCCCGGCGGGACCATTCGTTATGAGCGCCGGCCCGATTACTGGGGCGTCGCGCTCAACGTCAATGTCGGGCAGAACAATTTCGATTCGATCACCTATTCCTTTTTTGGCGATCGCGACGTCGAGTTCGAGGCCTTCCGCTCCGGCAACACCGATTATTGGCGGGAGAACCAGGCGATGCGCTGGGCTACGGCCTTCGATTTTCCGGCGGTGAAGGATGGCCGCGTTAAACGCGAGGAAATTCCCAACCCCTTCCGGGCAACGGCCGTGATGCAGGCGATGGTGCCGAACATGCGCCGCAAGCCCTTCGACGACGAGAGGGTGCGCCAGGCATTGAACTATGCGCTCGACTTCGAAGAACTGAACCGGACCATCTTCTACAATCAGTATCAGCGCGTGAACAGCTTCTTCTTCGCCACAGAACTCGCTTCCTCCGGTCTGCCGGAAGGCAAGGAACTGAAGAACCTGAACGAGGTCAAGGACCTCGTGCCGCCCGAAGTGTTCACCACCCCTTATAGCAACCCGGTCGGCGGCACGCCGCAAAAGGCGCGCGAAAACCTGCGCAAGGCGATCGAGCTCCTGAACAAGGCGGGGTTCGAGCTCAACGGTAACCGGATGGTGAATACTGAGACGGGCAAGCCGTTCTCCTTCGAGATCATGTTGAGCAGCCCGTCATTCGAGCGCGTCGCCTTGCCCTATGCGCAGAACCTGAAGCGGATCGGTATCGAAGCGCGCGTGCGCACGGTGGACCCATCGCAATATACCAATCGCAAGCGTGCCTTCGACTACGATGTGACCTGGGAAGTTTGGGGTCAGTCCTTGAGCCCCGGAAACGAACAGGCGGACTACTGGGGATCGGCAGCCGCCACACGCCAGGGCTCCAGGAATTATGCCGGCATCTCCGACCCTGGCGTCGACGCATTGATTGAGCGCGTGATCTTCGCAAAGGATCGCGAAACGCTGGTTGCCGCAACGAAGGCACTCGATCGCGTCCTGCTCGCCCATAATTACGTCATTCCGCTCTATTACAAGCTGGCCGCCCAAATCGCCTATTGGGACGCGCTGGCCCGGCCGAAAGAGTTGCCGAAATACGGACTGGGCTTCCCCGAGGTGTGGTGGTCGAAGAGCGCTGCCTGTCATTTGCCCGCTTCGCTGTAG
- a CDS encoding IS5 family transposase produces MGWTDFTRRQYARRARRYASDLTDREWGLISPCLPGPRRLGRPRSTDLREVVNALLYIATTGCQWRMMPKDFPPFTTVQSYFYEWRATGLWGRINHHLVMEARELEGREASPSAGVIDSQSVKTTESGGISGYDAGKKIKGRKRHIVVDTLGLMVGLRVHSADIQDRDGAPAVLKTILKRWPWLRHIFADGGYAGPKLKGALQKIAAFTLQIVKRTDKAKGFEVLPRRWVVERTFAWLGRCRRLAKDWEKSIASAEAWITIAHIRVLTRRLARYGYC; encoded by the coding sequence ATGGGCTGGACTGATTTCACCCGGCGGCAATATGCCCGACGCGCAAGGCGGTATGCAAGCGATCTGACGGACCGGGAATGGGGATTGATCTCGCCTTGCCTGCCTGGACCGCGGCGGTTGGGCAGGCCGCGCAGCACCGATCTTCGCGAGGTCGTGAATGCGTTGCTTTACATCGCCACGACGGGGTGCCAGTGGCGGATGATGCCCAAGGATTTTCCGCCTTTTACAACTGTCCAGTCCTATTTCTACGAATGGCGAGCGACAGGGTTATGGGGTCGGATCAACCATCATCTTGTGATGGAGGCGCGCGAATTGGAAGGCCGGGAAGCCTCGCCATCTGCTGGCGTGATTGACAGTCAAAGCGTGAAAACCACGGAAAGCGGCGGAATTTCGGGCTATGACGCGGGCAAGAAGATCAAGGGACGGAAGCGTCATATCGTCGTCGACACGCTCGGGTTGATGGTCGGCCTCAGGGTTCACAGCGCCGATATCCAAGATCGCGACGGCGCACCTGCCGTCCTCAAAACCATTCTCAAGCGCTGGCCGTGGCTGAGACATATCTTCGCCGACGGTGGTTATGCCGGACCGAAGCTGAAGGGCGCACTCCAAAAGATCGCTGCCTTCACTCTCCAGATCGTCAAGCGGACCGACAAGGCCAAGGGCTTCGAAGTTCTGCCGCGGCGCTGGGTCGTGGAGCGCACCTTCGCATGGCTTGGCAGATGCCGACGATTGGCTAAGGATTGGGAGAAGTCCATCGCATCAGCCGAGGCTTGGATCACTATCGCCCACATCCGGGTCCTGACACGACGCTTGGCAAGGTACGGATATTGTTGA